One Methanococcus aeolicus Nankai-3 DNA segment encodes these proteins:
- the spcS gene encoding O-phosphoseryl-tRNA(Sec) selenium transferase, with translation MIDLNISGIIPKNMENRGKLVLNDNLKNIEDIFNHRVIPKQAMSDEEIELFLKLLSLMDTDKDPKSIRIGEREARTSSNIHNRLVSGFCHGVGRSGNLIDPQPKAPGASVMYSLTNSILTSFLKKLGLNVSAIATPIATGMSISLCLSALRKKYGCNTVIYPYAAHKSPIKAVSFSGLKMRLVETVLSEDGESVFVPVEDIENAIKKEINKNDKYGDSNIYTTKYNINNKKEIPCVLSTLTFFPPRKSDDIVEIAKICEEYNIPHIINGAYAIQNQYYIDRLKKAFKYRVDAVISSSDKNLLTPIGGGIIYSKDKEFINEISKTYPGRACATPIVNTLVSLLSIGLNNYKELMKQQKESRKLLHDLLVELANNTNNKVLNIDSPLSICITTNSDPVEIAGKLYNLRITGPRGVRSSDKFGNCYLGNFPYDYVVMNAAIGIKNKDIINAVDKLKYSMAKNKNIMSGEKNGNNYCNSIR, from the coding sequence ATGATTGATTTAAATATTAGTGGAATAATTCCAAAAAATATGGAAAATAGGGGAAAACTCGTATTAAATGATAATTTAAAAAATATTGAAGATATTTTTAATCATAGAGTAATTCCCAAACAGGCAATGAGTGATGAAGAGATAGAACTTTTTTTAAAATTACTATCTTTAATGGATACAGATAAAGACCCAAAATCTATAAGAATAGGGGAGCGGGAGGCTAGAACCTCTTCAAATATCCACAATAGATTAGTTTCTGGTTTTTGTCATGGGGTGGGAAGAAGTGGAAATTTAATCGATCCACAGCCAAAAGCACCTGGTGCAAGTGTGATGTATTCATTAACCAATAGCATATTAACAAGTTTCTTAAAAAAATTGGGGCTAAATGTTTCAGCAATAGCCACCCCCATAGCAACAGGCATGTCTATATCATTATGTTTAAGTGCATTAAGAAAAAAATATGGTTGTAATACTGTAATTTATCCATACGCAGCACATAAAAGCCCAATAAAAGCCGTATCTTTTTCAGGATTAAAAATGAGATTGGTTGAAACGGTTCTATCCGAAGACGGTGAATCTGTCTTCGTTCCTGTTGAAGATATCGAAAATGCCATAAAAAAAGAAATAAATAAAAATGATAAATATGGGGACAGCAATATTTATACTACTAAATATAATATAAATAATAAAAAAGAAATACCTTGTGTATTAAGCACTTTAACCTTCTTCCCCCCTCGGAAAAGTGATGATATCGTAGAAATAGCAAAGATTTGTGAAGAATATAATATTCCCCATATTATTAATGGTGCCTATGCCATTCAAAATCAATATTATATTGATAGATTAAAAAAGGCATTTAAATATCGGGTAGATGCCGTTATAAGTTCTTCCGATAAAAATTTATTAACTCCGATTGGAGGGGGAATAATTTATTCAAAAGATAAAGAATTCATAAATGAAATATCAAAAACATATCCTGGACGAGCATGTGCAACCCCGATAGTGAATACGCTAGTTTCATTGTTATCAATTGGACTAAATAACTATAAAGAACTTATGAAACAGCAGAAAGAAAGTAGAAAATTATTGCATGACCTACTAGTCGAACTTGCCAATAATACCAATAACAAAGTTTTAAATATTGATAGTCCATTATCTATATGCATTACTACGAATTCAGACCCTGTTGAAATAGCAGGTAAATTATATAATTTAAGAATCACCGGTCCGAGGGGAGTTAGGAGCTCCGATAAATTTGGAAATTGTTATTTGGGAAATTTCCCATACGATTATGTTGTAATGAACGCGGCTATTGGCATTAAAAATAAAGACATAATTAATGCAGTTGATAAATTAAAATATAGTATGGCCAAAAATAAGAATATAATGTCGGGTGAAAAGAATGGCAATAACTATTGCAATAGCATCAGGTAA
- a CDS encoding alkaline phosphatase, with the protein MKKAIGILGVIFTIFILLASQASAAKSNAESASAFKSNGVKNVIILIGDGMGFSQLKLTKQCYGHLSMEDIPSTGFELTDSLSGEVTDSAAAGTAIATGFKTYNGMISTIKKGEIKNVTTLLELAELCNKSTGLVSTARITHATPAVFASHVEDRDMEKEISKQLIEHKVNVMFGGGKKEFDSDTLNMAKNYGYNIVYDKKGLESANGNYILGLFSDSHIPYVLDRDENTPGLLDMTKKAVDLLEKDNDGFFLMIEAGRIDHASHANDIASVVAETKEFDDVVNYCLDYARKNKDTLVIVLADHETGGLAVGTGYGNPVNEEKILNIKASTDKMAKEIKSGKDPKEVLKEYAGITLTDDEVKLINDARSSDNKYALGNTIAEIIDEKVGVGFVSHKHTGAPVPLMVYGKGSENFRGFLHHVDTSKETAKLMLFGNTNKYIKNYGVSSLKGDANGDFVINKDDAYVTLMSYVGEEVDTQNEEKLDMDNNGLIDYMDVAIIMNKAESY; encoded by the coding sequence TTGAAAAAAGCAATAGGCATATTAGGTGTAATATTCACAATATTCATATTGCTGGCATCTCAGGCGAGTGCAGCAAAAAGTAATGCAGAATCAGCATCAGCATTTAAGTCAAATGGAGTTAAAAATGTAATAATCTTGATAGGGGATGGAATGGGATTCAGTCAGTTGAAACTAACTAAGCAGTGTTATGGTCATTTAAGTATGGAAGATATTCCATCCACAGGTTTTGAGCTCACCGACTCATTAAGTGGTGAGGTTACAGATTCAGCAGCAGCTGGAACAGCAATTGCCACAGGATTTAAAACTTACAATGGGATGATTTCAACAATAAAAAAAGGCGAAATTAAAAATGTGACAACATTATTGGAATTGGCAGAACTATGCAATAAATCCACAGGATTGGTATCAACAGCAAGAATTACCCATGCAACTCCTGCGGTATTTGCTTCCCATGTTGAAGATAGGGACATGGAAAAAGAAATATCTAAACAGCTAATAGAGCACAAAGTAAATGTAATGTTTGGTGGCGGTAAAAAAGAATTTGACAGCGATACCTTGAATATGGCAAAAAATTATGGATATAATATTGTTTATGATAAAAAAGGATTAGAATCAGCAAATGGAAATTATATATTGGGATTGTTCTCAGATAGTCATATACCTTATGTATTGGATAGAGATGAAAATACACCAGGATTATTAGATATGACTAAAAAAGCAGTAGATTTATTAGAAAAAGACAATGATGGATTCTTTTTAATGATCGAAGCTGGAAGAATTGACCATGCAAGCCATGCCAATGATATTGCGTCAGTGGTGGCTGAAACAAAAGAATTTGATGATGTTGTAAATTACTGCTTAGATTATGCAAGGAAAAACAAAGATACTTTGGTTATTGTTCTTGCCGACCATGAAACTGGTGGACTGGCTGTGGGGACAGGATACGGTAATCCAGTGAATGAAGAAAAAATATTAAACATAAAAGCAAGCACCGACAAAATGGCAAAAGAAATAAAAAGCGGAAAGGACCCGAAAGAAGTTTTAAAAGAATACGCAGGAATAACATTAACCGATGATGAAGTTAAATTGATAAATGATGCTAGGAGCTCCGATAACAAGTATGCCCTTGGAAATACCATAGCAGAAATCATTGATGAAAAGGTTGGAGTTGGATTTGTATCCCACAAACACACCGGAGCTCCTGTGCCATTAATGGTGTATGGAAAAGGTTCTGAGAATTTTAGGGGATTTTTACACCATGTAGATACAAGTAAGGAGACGGCAAAATTGATGTTGTTTGGAAATACCAACAAATACATAAAGAACTACGGCGTAAGCAGTTTAAAAGGAGATGCAAATGGTGATTTTGTAATCAACAAAGATGACGCATACGTTACATTAATGTCCTATGTTGGGGAAGAAGTTGATACACAGAATGAAGAAAAATTAGATATGGATAATAATGGATTGATTGATTACATGGATGTTGCCATTATAATGAATAAGGCGGAATCCTACTAA
- a CDS encoding glycosyltransferase family 2 protein: MKNLIVVIPAYNEEKNILKVLSELSNLNLDSIVVDDGSTDNTKRIVKEYIDKTTSNNNNKNKNNNVKIYTIFKSTNEGKAKALEQGTKFALEKGYKYICYIDGDYQHKPKDILPMFEKLKKKDADAVFGIRRYKHIPFYRIISNYLASVFMSVMVSIYALNFHIFKDIQSGFRIIKGDFLNDMYFGDGYSVEHLVALQLAKRKAKIVEEYISIEYHPNAISYITTKKIIDVVKEVAKFILHNK, from the coding sequence ATGAAAAATTTAATTGTGGTTATACCTGCATATAATGAGGAGAAAAATATATTAAAAGTTCTAAGTGAATTATCTAATTTAAATCTTGATTCAATAGTTGTAGATGATGGTTCTACGGACAATACAAAACGAATCGTCAAAGAATATATTGATAAAACAACAAGTAATAATAACAATAAAAACAAAAATAATAATGTTAAAATATATACCATATTTAAAAGCACAAATGAAGGAAAGGCGAAGGCTTTAGAACAGGGGACTAAATTTGCTCTGGAAAAAGGATATAAATATATTTGCTACATTGATGGGGACTACCAACATAAACCCAAAGATATACTGCCAATGTTTGAAAAATTAAAGAAAAAAGATGCTGATGCAGTTTTTGGCATTAGGCGATATAAACATATACCATTTTATAGAATTATTTCAAATTATCTTGCAAGTGTTTTTATGTCTGTTATGGTGTCAATTTATGCTTTAAACTTTCATATATTTAAAGACATACAAAGTGGATTTAGGATTATCAAGGGGGATTTTTTGAATGATATGTATTTTGGAGATGGTTATAGTGTAGAGCATTTAGTTGCCCTTCAATTAGCAAAAAGAAAGGCAAAGATTGTTGAAGAATATATTTCCATTGAATACCATCCCAATGCTATATCATATATCACTACAAAAAAAATAATAGATGTTGTTAAAGAAGTTGCAAAATTTATATTACATAATAAATAG
- a CDS encoding OsmC family protein produces MKEMMCEMMKNMKPEFMMEMMDEMIDSNMAENFAPKMMPKCLNNFLSKIPEKEREELIKKIVDIITSKYYDEGINSTFVKEFETDVNIKGLKVASKGGKGSVGDKINPMDLFLSGLCGCTAIAVGRTLEELSIKGTVKVDGSVKKSFEKGCIEQITLNIHVKIEDSSKSEEELTT; encoded by the coding sequence ATGAAAGAAATGATGTGTGAGATGATGAAAAATATGAAACCTGAATTTATGATGGAAATGATGGATGAAATGATAGATTCAAATATGGCAGAAAATTTTGCACCTAAGATGATGCCTAAATGTCTAAATAATTTTTTATCAAAGATACCTGAAAAAGAAAGAGAGGAGTTAATAAAAAAAATCGTTGATATTATAACATCCAAATACTACGATGAAGGCATAAATTCAACCTTTGTAAAAGAATTTGAAACTGATGTAAATATCAAAGGATTAAAGGTAGCATCAAAAGGGGGAAAAGGTTCAGTGGGGGACAAAATTAATCCTATGGATTTATTTTTATCCGGATTATGCGGTTGCACAGCCATTGCAGTGGGGAGGACCTTGGAGGAGCTCAGTATTAAGGGAACAGTTAAGGTAGATGGTTCTGTTAAAAAAAGTTTTGAAAAAGGATGTATTGAACAAATTACATTGAACATCCATGTAAAAATTGAAGATAGCAGTAAGTCAGAAGAGGAGCTCACCACATAA
- a CDS encoding ATP-binding protein: MKIAITGKGGVGKTFISATLSRLFEKDNYNVVAVDADPDMNLACALGIDEEIIPLSKMDDLIEERTGAKVGEYGSVFKINPMVSDIVEKYGYTVNDANINLIVMGTIEKGGDGCVCPASVLLRRLLRHLILKTDEVVILDMEAGIEHLGRKTTENVDLMIVVVEPSKKSLLTANRIKKLAKDIGVSNLYCIVNKIKNNEEKKQFEKIFNEQVNIPILGYIPYSNEVSKCDLQGAPLNLNSEVGKDIKKIYDKIKKIKNNNTEE; the protein is encoded by the coding sequence ATGAAAATAGCAATAACTGGAAAAGGAGGAGTTGGAAAAACATTTATTTCTGCCACATTATCAAGATTATTTGAAAAGGACAATTATAATGTGGTGGCTGTTGATGCCGACCCAGATATGAATTTAGCATGTGCATTAGGTATTGATGAAGAGATAATTCCACTATCAAAAATGGACGATTTAATTGAGGAGAGGACTGGGGCAAAAGTCGGAGAATATGGGAGCGTATTCAAAATAAATCCTATGGTATCAGATATTGTTGAAAAATATGGCTACACGGTAAATGATGCAAATATCAATTTAATAGTTATGGGAACTATTGAAAAAGGCGGAGATGGCTGTGTATGTCCTGCATCCGTACTACTGAGGAGATTACTGAGACATCTAATTTTAAAAACCGACGAAGTTGTTATATTGGACATGGAAGCAGGAATTGAACATTTAGGTAGAAAAACTACTGAAAATGTTGATTTAATGATTGTAGTCGTAGAGCCATCCAAAAAATCACTTCTTACGGCAAACAGAATTAAAAAACTTGCAAAAGATATTGGAGTATCAAATTTATACTGCATAGTAAATAAAATAAAAAATAATGAGGAAAAAAAGCAATTTGAAAAAATATTTAATGAACAGGTAAATATTCCTATTTTGGGCTATATCCCCTACAGCAATGAAGTTTCAAAATGTGATTTGCAGGGAGCTCCACTTAATTTAAATTCCGAAGTAGGTAAAGATATCAAAAAAATATACGATAAAATTAAAAAAATAAAAAATAATAACACAGAGGAATAA
- the pyk gene encoding pyruvate kinase translates to MKNNIFNRKTKILITMGPSIERVLEKSANIIDGVRFNMSHAKIEEMDKYMEILNKNNIAKLMDLKGNKLRIKTTNISSIKAGETVIIGKDVILSHHPVNEVEIGHFILINDGKVKLKIDNIKDNLIYATAIVGGEIKQGNGINTPDSSLKMPIIAIEDIEHIKYAIKHDFEYIALSFVRNKNDIINLKNILQEYNGNIPIIAKIETKEGLKNIEEISIYADGIMVARGDLGVEIPIENIPVKQKEIIRTANKHGKIVITATQMLDSMVNNPYPTRAELTDIANAIYDGTDCIMLSNETSIGKYPIEAIKVMDNVAKISEKDIDKFGRKTKLGSCSTSIGIAYATYALFEQLRPKIILTPTWSGSSAKLISKFKPSIPIIAPTPNIKTFRKLRLVWGVTPVLSDEVHSIDDILNLSKEIAKKYIDTGTYIITLGHPIGMKKTNLIKVETIE, encoded by the coding sequence ATGAAAAATAACATATTTAACCGTAAAACTAAAATATTAATAACAATGGGCCCATCTATCGAACGAGTGTTGGAAAAATCAGCAAATATAATTGATGGAGTTAGGTTTAACATGTCCCATGCTAAGATTGAGGAGATGGATAAATATATGGAAATATTGAATAAAAACAATATTGCAAAATTAATGGATTTAAAGGGAAATAAATTACGAATTAAAACAACCAACATATCAAGTATAAAAGCGGGAGAAACAGTAATAATTGGTAAAGATGTAATATTGTCCCACCACCCAGTAAATGAGGTGGAAATTGGGCATTTTATACTAATAAATGATGGAAAGGTTAAATTGAAAATAGATAATATTAAAGATAATTTAATATATGCAACGGCGATAGTTGGGGGAGAAATAAAACAAGGCAATGGAATAAATACTCCGGATTCGAGTTTAAAAATGCCAATAATCGCCATTGAAGATATTGAACATATAAAATATGCGATTAAACATGATTTTGAATATATTGCACTATCATTTGTTAGAAATAAAAACGATATAATCAATTTAAAAAATATTTTACAAGAGTATAATGGAAATATACCAATAATAGCTAAAATAGAGACAAAAGAAGGTTTAAAAAACATAGAGGAAATATCAATATATGCAGACGGAATTATGGTTGCTAGGGGGGATTTAGGTGTTGAAATTCCTATTGAAAATATTCCTGTAAAACAGAAGGAAATAATAAGGACGGCAAATAAACACGGAAAAATAGTAATAACTGCAACTCAAATGCTTGATTCAATGGTAAATAATCCATACCCAACGAGAGCGGAATTGACAGACATTGCAAATGCTATATATGATGGAACAGACTGTATAATGCTATCAAATGAAACATCAATAGGAAAATACCCTATAGAAGCTATTAAGGTAATGGATAATGTTGCAAAAATATCTGAAAAAGATATCGATAAATTTGGGAGAAAAACAAAATTGGGGAGTTGCTCAACTTCAATAGGCATAGCTTATGCCACATATGCACTTTTTGAGCAATTACGCCCCAAAATAATATTAACGCCCACATGGTCGGGAAGTAGTGCCAAACTTATATCCAAATTTAAGCCTTCAATTCCAATAATTGCACCTACGCCCAATATAAAAACATTTAGAAAATTAAGACTCGTATGGGGCGTTACTCCTGTTCTTTCAGATGAAGTTCATAGTATTGACGACATTTTAAATTTATCAAAAGAAATAGCTAAAAAATATATTGATACTGGAACATATATTATAACTTTGGGGCATCCAATTGGCATGAAAAAGACCAATTTAATTAAAGTGGAAACAATTGAATAG
- a CDS encoding 4Fe-4S dicluster domain-containing protein yields the protein MKDLPVIGKDPLGRTIKDFTVMPWWGVDRKSIEWYPKINYDVCTGCGICYITCGNRVVFDWDKEMKKPVVARPYNCVVSCTTCGNLCPHDALIFPDREYMHEVIIKEKILKKAANKLKEHDLI from the coding sequence ATGAAAGATTTGCCTGTAATTGGGAAAGACCCTTTGGGAAGGACAATAAAAGATTTTACAGTAATGCCTTGGTGGGGTGTAGATAGAAAAAGTATAGAATGGTACCCTAAAATAAACTACGATGTATGCACAGGCTGTGGTATATGCTATATTACATGCGGAAACAGAGTAGTATTTGATTGGGACAAAGAAATGAAAAAACCTGTTGTTGCAAGACCATACAACTGTGTAGTTTCATGCACCACATGCGGTAATCTATGCCCTCATGATGCATTAATATTCCCAGATAGGGAATATATGCATGAAGTTATTATCAAAGAAAAAATTCTTAAAAAAGCTGCCAATAAATTAAAAGAACATGATTTAATATAA
- a CDS encoding transposase → MNKNLTVFVALRSFGKIGYNSEGMFKGFKLHLAVDKLGIPLRIEFTTGNTHDYKVADKLLVCTKKSCADAGYDKRFKKVMELYENERITAHNSRRLVGKKNKKKLPKLISKN, encoded by the coding sequence TTGAACAAAAACCTAACGGTTTTTGTAGCTCTTCGCTCCTTCGGAAAGATAGGATATAACAGTGAAGGAATGTTTAAAGGCTTTAAATTACATTTAGCAGTAGATAAGTTAGGAATACCATTAAGAATAGAATTTACCACAGGAAATACTCATGATTATAAAGTAGCTGATAAATTATTAGTATGCACTAAGAAATCATGTGCAGATGCAGGCTATGATAAAAGATTTAAAAAAGTGATGGAATTATACGAAAACGAACGGATAACTGCCCACAATTCAAGAAGATTAGTGGGGAAGAAAAATAAAAAGAAGCTTCCCAAATTGATATCTAAGAATTAG
- the nadA gene encoding quinolinate synthase NadA, translated as MDIIERINTIKKEKNAIILAHNYQPEEIQNIADFVGDSLELCIIAKETTADIIVFCGVDFMAETAKILNKDKKVLIPEIKDVECPMAHQLPPKIILDAKKEHPNAKVVIYVNTLASAKAIADSTCTSANADKVINSFEEDKILFGPDNNLGYFVSKRTDKEIICIPKDGGCYVHQKFKKEDVIAAKKQYPNAVCIAHPECAPEVQDLADAVLSTGGMVKFVLETPAEEIIIGTECDMIVRLNHELKKAGKTKKLIPLRKDAICDPMKQMTLEKVEKCLINEEYEITLDEEVIEQAKKSIERMLNI; from the coding sequence ATGGATATAATAGAAAGAATAAACACAATCAAAAAAGAAAAAAATGCTATAATATTAGCACATAATTATCAGCCAGAAGAAATTCAAAATATTGCTGATTTTGTGGGGGATTCATTGGAATTATGTATTATTGCCAAAGAAACCACTGCGGATATTATTGTATTTTGTGGCGTAGATTTTATGGCTGAAACTGCAAAAATATTAAATAAGGATAAAAAAGTTTTAATTCCTGAGATTAAGGATGTAGAATGTCCAATGGCACACCAATTACCTCCAAAAATCATATTGGATGCAAAAAAAGAACACCCTAATGCAAAAGTTGTAATTTATGTAAATACCCTTGCTTCTGCAAAGGCAATAGCTGACTCAACTTGCACATCTGCAAATGCGGATAAAGTAATAAATTCATTTGAAGAGGATAAAATATTATTTGGACCAGACAATAATTTAGGATATTTTGTAAGTAAAAGAACAGATAAAGAAATAATCTGCATCCCAAAAGATGGAGGTTGTTATGTTCATCAGAAATTTAAAAAAGAAGATGTTATAGCCGCGAAAAAACAATATCCTAATGCTGTATGCATAGCACACCCAGAATGTGCCCCTGAGGTTCAAGATTTGGCCGATGCCGTATTGAGCACAGGCGGAATGGTTAAATTTGTACTGGAAACTCCAGCAGAAGAAATAATAATAGGAACAGAATGCGATATGATAGTTAGGTTAAACCATGAATTAAAAAAGGCAGGTAAAACAAAAAAATTGATACCGCTTAGAAAAGATGCTATTTGTGACCCGATGAAACAAATGACACTTGAAAAAGTAGAAAAATGTTTAATCAATGAAGAATATGAAATAACCCTTGATGAAGAGGTCATTGAACAGGCAAAAAAATCAATTGAAAGAATGTTGAATATTTAA
- the minD gene encoding cell division ATPase MinD: protein MAITIAIASGKGGTGKTTTSANLSVALTKFGKDVIVLDLDIAMANLELVMGLDGKSITLNDVLAGRADIMDAIYDGPNGVKVVPAGISLDAFRKAKPERLADVLTKLYGMCDIMILDCPAGIGKEALTAISAAEHLILLVNPEISSISDALKVVAISKRFETNILGAIINRASLEDTELSSKAIETILEVPILGIIPEDPNIRRSAAFGEPIVLKYPDSPASQAIMQIAAKLTGKEYVPKKTEEKSLVKKFIKGLFGGKK, encoded by the coding sequence ATGGCAATAACTATTGCAATAGCATCAGGTAAAGGAGGAACTGGTAAGACCACCACATCGGCAAATTTATCTGTTGCATTAACAAAATTTGGAAAAGATGTAATTGTACTTGATTTGGATATTGCTATGGCAAACCTAGAGCTTGTCATGGGATTAGATGGAAAATCAATAACTTTGAATGATGTTTTAGCAGGTCGTGCCGATATTATGGATGCAATTTATGATGGCCCCAATGGTGTTAAGGTTGTTCCTGCTGGGATTTCATTGGATGCATTTAGAAAGGCAAAACCTGAAAGATTAGCAGATGTTTTAACGAAATTGTATGGAATGTGTGACATTATGATATTAGATTGCCCAGCGGGAATTGGTAAAGAGGCATTAACTGCAATATCGGCTGCTGAACATCTTATATTGTTAGTAAATCCTGAAATATCTTCTATTTCTGATGCCTTAAAGGTAGTGGCAATTTCAAAACGATTTGAAACTAACATACTTGGAGCCATAATTAATAGGGCTTCATTGGAGGATACGGAATTAAGCTCAAAAGCTATTGAAACCATACTCGAAGTCCCAATATTGGGTATTATTCCAGAAGACCCCAATATAAGAAGAAGTGCTGCGTTTGGTGAGCCAATTGTGTTAAAATACCCCGATTCACCCGCTTCACAGGCAATAATGCAAATTGCTGCAAAACTAACGGGAAAAGAATATGTCCCTAAAAAAACCGAGGAAAAATCATTGGTTAAAAAATTCATTAAAGGATTGTTTGGTGGAAAAAAATGA
- a CDS encoding DUF1786 domain-containing protein has translation MNILCIDIGKGTQDIIYFNTEKNKNNIENAIKLILPSPTSIIANKIKNTNEDLKIDGSIMGGGPVNRAISELQEQGYKIEISKNAAPTIRDDLDVVRRRGIIIKDKIDNPNIIFGDLNFEMLENIFKEFGEEFRPDFVCVGCQDHGFVKGQSDRITRFNYFKELLQITDNPFEYIFKQETEQLNQFSRFNSIIQYLKNSGHSGFVMDSKVASICGILHYAKENDINEFVGLDIGNGHTLGVSIKDGKIKALFEHHTRLLTPVKLNKIVNKMINGTLTNEEIFNDRGHGATVVGGINPEKILISGPNRALFKEYGEYVYPGGDVMITGCVGLLNAYNYNYNYNYEK, from the coding sequence ATGAATATATTATGTATTGATATTGGAAAAGGGACTCAGGATATAATTTATTTTAACACTGAAAAAAATAAAAATAATATAGAAAATGCCATTAAACTTATACTTCCATCTCCAACAAGTATTATTGCAAATAAAATAAAAAATACAAATGAGGATTTAAAAATTGATGGTAGTATTATGGGAGGAGGTCCTGTAAATAGGGCAATCTCGGAGCTCCAAGAACAAGGATATAAAATAGAAATATCTAAAAATGCGGCTCCTACAATTAGAGATGATTTAGATGTCGTAAGAAGAAGGGGAATAATAATAAAGGATAAAATAGATAATCCAAATATTATATTCGGCGATTTAAATTTTGAAATGTTAGAAAATATATTTAAAGAATTTGGGGAAGAGTTCCGTCCTGATTTTGTATGTGTTGGATGTCAAGACCATGGTTTTGTAAAAGGACAAAGTGATAGAATTACACGATTTAATTATTTCAAAGAATTATTGCAAATAACAGATAATCCGTTTGAATATATTTTTAAACAAGAAACAGAGCAATTAAATCAATTTTCAAGATTTAATAGTATTATACAATATCTAAAAAATAGTGGACACAGCGGATTTGTAATGGATAGTAAAGTTGCATCGATATGTGGCATACTTCATTATGCGAAAGAAAACGATATAAATGAATTTGTTGGTTTAGATATTGGAAATGGGCACACCTTGGGAGTTAGTATAAAAGATGGAAAAATAAAAGCATTATTTGAGCACCATACAAGATTATTAACGCCCGTAAAATTAAACAAAATAGTTAATAAGATGATAAATGGCACACTCACCAATGAAGAAATATTCAATGATAGGGGCCATGGTGCAACAGTTGTAGGGGGAATAAATCCTGAAAAGATACTAATATCTGGCCCAAATAGGGCATTATTTAAGGAGTATGGGGAATATGTATATCCTGGGGGAGATGTCATGATTACAGGCTGTGTTGGGCTTTTAAATGCATATAATTATAATTATAATTATAATTATGAAAAATAG
- a CDS encoding 3'-5' exonuclease, which yields MIILDFETNTRKPYDVIEVGAIKVAFIDGEYKKIDAFHRYYYSKYGINQRALEVHRLTPQKIKNLRGGENYAKYFRQDNEFIEFCQDCNTLVAHNITFELRYLGDMVTFDNHICTMAQNKHIVRAVDIRGGLKPPKLIEACNHYGIDFDEEQYHSAIYDVTKTLEVLNCMDNLTL from the coding sequence ATGATAATCCTAGATTTTGAAACAAATACCCGCAAACCATATGATGTGATAGAAGTAGGAGCGATAAAAGTTGCTTTTATTGATGGAGAATATAAAAAGATAGATGCTTTTCATCGTTATTATTATTCAAAATATGGCATAAATCAACGAGCTTTAGAGGTGCATAGATTAACACCACAAAAAATAAAAAATTTAAGAGGCGGTGAAAATTATGCTAAATATTTTAGACAGGATAATGAATTTATAGAGTTTTGCCAAGATTGTAATACTTTAGTAGCACACAATATCACTTTTGAACTTAGATATTTAGGAGATATGGTAACTTTTGATAATCATATTTGCACAATGGCACAAAATAAACATATAGTAAGAGCTGTCGATATTAGGGGCGGGTTGAAACCTCCAAAACTTATTGAGGCGTGTAATCATTATGGGATAGATTTTGATGAAGAACAATATCATAGTGCCATTTACGATGTAACAAAAACATTAGAAGTTTTAAATTGTATGGATAACCTAACTTTATAA